The Gemmatimonadales bacterium genome has a segment encoding these proteins:
- the rbfA gene encoding 30S ribosome-binding factor RbfA, with product MAGHGSSRRPEQVAESVRATLAKALLRGEVRDPRVTMVTVSGVEVTRDLGHATIRVVPHGTPEEKDAAVAGLQSAAGYLRRMVAKTLTTRTVPELHFVLDRGLEHARRINELLAGLKRDGEAS from the coding sequence ATGGCAGGACACGGTTCCTCACGGCGGCCGGAACAGGTCGCGGAAAGCGTTCGCGCGACGCTGGCGAAAGCGCTCCTTCGCGGCGAGGTGCGTGATCCGCGGGTAACGATGGTGACGGTCAGCGGCGTGGAAGTCACCCGCGACCTCGGACATGCCACGATCCGTGTCGTACCGCACGGCACGCCGGAAGAGAAGGATGCCGCCGTCGCCGGACTGCAGAGCGCGGCCGGCTACCTGCGGCGGATGGTGGCGAAGACGTTGACGACGCGCACGGTACCGGAGCTGCACTTTGTGCTCGATCGCGGCCTGGAGCACGCGCGCCGGATCAATGAGCTCCTTGCAGGACTGAAGCGGGATGGGGAGGCCTCCTGA
- the truB gene encoding tRNA pseudouridine(55) synthase TruB, translated as MIGGLLIDKPAGWTSHDVVAAVRRALGTRAVGHAGTLDPFATGLLIVLVGKATRLARYVEALRKRYLATVRFGSATDTEDLTGTVIAASTPDAWPAMDAMCDAASSLVGSRSQRPPAFSAKHVGGTRSHVLARRGEAVTLRDVTVQVHEVTVERWSPPDLDMAAVVGRGTYVRAMARELGERCGIPAHCAALRRAAIGPFSVEQAIAPTAVNRSHLIPAAALLPALPSERIDAAAVREISFGRAIPQRENAQGTGALLGEDGRLIATADGRDGIWHPVVVFEAPG; from the coding sequence GTGATCGGTGGTTTGCTCATTGACAAGCCGGCTGGATGGACGTCGCACGATGTCGTGGCGGCGGTGCGGCGCGCACTCGGGACGCGTGCTGTGGGGCATGCCGGGACGCTCGATCCGTTTGCAACCGGCCTGCTGATCGTGCTGGTGGGGAAGGCGACGCGACTGGCGCGCTATGTCGAGGCACTCCGCAAGCGGTACCTCGCGACGGTCCGCTTTGGCAGCGCGACCGACACGGAGGATCTCACCGGCACGGTGATCGCCGCCTCCACGCCTGATGCCTGGCCCGCGATGGATGCGATGTGCGATGCTGCGTCGTCGCTGGTCGGATCGCGGTCGCAGCGACCGCCTGCGTTTTCGGCCAAGCACGTCGGCGGCACGCGGAGCCATGTGCTGGCACGGCGCGGCGAAGCGGTGACCCTCCGTGACGTCACGGTGCAGGTGCACGAGGTGACGGTCGAACGGTGGAGTCCGCCGGATCTCGACATGGCGGCGGTGGTTGGTCGCGGAACCTATGTGCGGGCGATGGCGCGAGAACTGGGAGAGCGGTGCGGCATCCCGGCGCATTGTGCGGCATTGCGGCGCGCGGCGATCGGCCCCTTTTCGGTGGAACAGGCGATCGCGCCGACGGCGGTCAACCGATCGCATCTGATCCCGGCAGCGGCGCTGCTGCCAGCATTGCCGTCGGAACGGATTGATGCCGCGGCCGTGCGCGAGATCTCGTTTGGCCGGGCGATCCCCCAGCGCGAGAATGCTCAGGGGACCGGCGCCCTGCTCGGCGAGGATGGACGCCTCATCGCCACGGCGGACGGGCGTGACGGGATCTGGCATCCGGTGGTCGTGTTCGAGGCACCGGGTTGA